TCTGTGGATTGCGATGAAATATATCCACAGGATTTAGAAGTTGAAAAAATCGCAGAATATCTTTCTGATCTTAAATCAAACGCTTTCCGCGGTTTAAAAGAAGACGAAGTTTTAATAACTGCAGACACGATTGTAGCAATAGAAAACGAAGTGTTGGGAAAACCCCAGGATGCTCTTCATGCCAAGAAAATGCTTAGAAAACTTTCAGGACGAACCCATGAAGTCTTTACAGGAATTACAATTAGAAATTCAGAAAAAAGCATTTCTAAAACCGATGTTACTCATGTTGAAATTGATCAATTGACCGATGATGAAATCGATTTTTACATTGACCAATATAAACCTTTCGACAAAGCAGGCAGTTACGGCGTTCAGGAATGGTTCGGCATGGCAAAAATCAACCGTATAGCCGGCAGCTATTACACGGTAATGGGTTTGCCCACTCATTTGCTTTACAGGATCCTAAAAGATTTCCGGTAAGCTGCTAACAATTATAAAAATTCATTATTTTTACAGAAATAAAGAGGCATTTTTCATAATAAAATGCTAATTTGAAAGTTATTATGAAATAATGAAAAAAACTATACTTTTCCTTTCAGCAATCGTGGTTTTTAATTCGTGCTCTTCACGGAAAAAAACCGATGATTCCACCTTTATGAAAGGATTTTTCTCTTACTACAATACGCTTTTCAATAGTAAAGATGCGCTGGAGACTGAACTGAAAAACCGCGACCAGGCTCATGTAGATAATTTTTATGCGCCTTACATCCAGCTTCTCACTTACGAAGAACAGCCTTTGGGAACCGATTTACAGCCGGGTGGTATGTTTGGTGAAGATCCGGTGCCGCCGGGAAGTATGAATTCCGAAGGTCCGGGCGTTCCGGGTGGCCGGAGTAATTTCCAGAATTCTTCTAATCCGGGAATTAAAAACGGAGCTTCGGTTTTAGAAATATCTGAAGCTAAAGCACTTAAGGCAATTTCCAAATATTCTGTAATGAAGGGTGGGGAAGAGAAGAACAAGAAAATCTTTGATGCAAATATACTTTTGGCCCAATCCAGAATTTACCGCAATAAACCATTGGAAGCTCTGGACGGATTAAATTATGTGTTCGCAAATATGCGGAATGACAAAAGAATTCCGCTTGCACGCATTTATCAGGGGCTGGCTTATTCCAAAATGGGCGACTTCTACAAAGCCGAAGAGGTTTTTGCCGATTTATCAAAAGATTCAAAACTTAAAAAAGATTATAAAAAACTGCTGAGCGTTTATTACTCAGAAATGCTGCTTCAAGCCGGAAAAAAAGAAGCCGCAGTAGACGAGTTGGAAAATGCATACGCAGTGAATAAAAACCGCAAAATGCGCAGCAGAATTGCTTTTCTAAGAGGGCAGATTTTAGCAAATCTCGAAAGGAATGAAGAAGCTCGGGAAAGTTTTGTTACTGCATATAAAAATGCCAATAGTTTTGAATTTGAAGTTAAATCTCAAATTGAAATCGCCAAAACCTTTAATGGAAAAGATGATGATTATGAAGGGGCAAAGGAGTATTTGGAGAAAATAAGCAAAAAAGGTACTTATGGTTCCAGAAAAAACGAATTCTACTATGCATTGGGTCTCATGGCAAATAAAGCCGGTAAGAAAGATGAAGCCAAAGCGTTTTTTGCGAAGTCACTGACGGAAAAAATGTCTGATCCGCAGATTCGCGGACTTAATTATTACGAGATCGGAAAAGGTTTTTTCGAAGAGAGCGACTATCTGTCTGCAGGAGCTTATTACGATTCCGCGCTTACAGTAATGACTTATGAACCTTCGAAAATACTCCTGACAGAAAAATCAAGCAACATTAAACAGGTTTCCGCAAATTACTATCTGATCAGAAAAAACGACAGTATCCTTGCGCTCACCAGAATGCCCGAAGCTGAAAAAATCGCCTATTTCAACAAATACATTGACGGGATAAAAGCCAAAGAAGCCAAGGAAGAACTGGAAAGGAAAAAAGCAGAACGCTCCAAAGGATTTGATACCGGAGATTACGATGCTAATTCTGTGTTTTCAGGAAATACCGGCGGTTTCCAGGATTTTGGCGGTAGCAAAGGTGGCTTCTACTTCGCGAACCAAAGCACAGTAGCGAAAGGAGAATCGTCTTTTAAACAATTGTGGGGAAACCGCGCCCTCAGCGATAACTGGCGGACTTCCGCAAGGGGGAGCTCCATTGAGGATTTAAAAAATGAAGCGATGGGAATTGCGTCTGCTCCCGACCCTAGAAGACTTGAACCTGCTTTCTATATTGAAAAAATACCAACGGCTTCAGAAGATATCTTAGCGCTGAAAAAAGCCCGAGATACCGCGAGTTTAGGTTTGGGAAGGATGTACGAATCGTATTTCTCTGATACCCCTCTGGCTACGAAAACGCTTTATGATTTGGTGGATGCCAATCCGGAAGAAGAAACAAAACTTCTGGCACTTTACAATATTTTCGCCTTTAATTACGAGAAAAATCCATCCGCTGCGGAACGCGCTAAACAGATGATTCTAACGGATTTTCCTTATACGTCCTACGCAGAATTTGTAAAGAATCCTAAAAACAATTCTTTTTCTAAATCTTCAGAGGAAGTCGAGAAAGCTTATGCACAGGCTTTTGACCTTTATTCAACTGAGAAATATGAAGAAAGCAAAACACTCATACAGTCCTCTTTAGAAAAATATCCCAAAGATGCACTGGTACCGAAATTTGCGCTCCTTAATGCATTCAATACCGGTAAGACCGCCGGTAAAGAGATTATGATCCTCCAGCTGGAACAGATTGCCTTAAATTATGCAAGAACACCGGAAGGTGAAAAAGCTGAAGAAATGCTGAAGTATCTCAAAAGCGAACTTGAAATAGAAATTACAGATGAATCCGGAAACAAAATGGAGAAACCAGTTTCTACCCCAGTGCCACCAACAGATATGGATGCGCCACCTGTTCCCGGAAAAATGAACGAGCCGGCTCCATTGAGGCCACGCCGCACACAGGATACACAGCAGGTTGAAAGTCCTGCGCAAATGGAAATAAAAATTTAAAGCGAAGATTAATCTTCGCTTTTTTCTTAGTTACTGTCGAGTTTATTCTGCTTTCTTTTTCTTTACGCCCTGAAATTCTTTCAGGTAAAAAGGTTCGAAATAGGCGACATCTTCAAATTGACTGTTATTGAACTTATCGGTCGCTTTTTTAACTAAATATTTAGCAGAAGGGTAAATTTTTTCGTTAAATTCTGCTTCGGGAAGCTGAAGAATTTCTTTTGCTTTTGAAGCGCCGTCACCTACAAAAATCACTTTTTTATCCTTGAATTCCTGAAAAGAAGTCTCATCTAAAATTTTTGCTTCGGTTTCGGTCAGCATCTTGCCCGAATCTCCATCAAAGACCGCGGTATAAACCTCCATTCGTCTTGCGTCGAGCAATGGAATGATATAGTCGAAATTCTGATCTAAAAAGGGCTCAATCATTGTCTCCATAGAATTTACTGCAATAAGCGGAATTTTCAAACCATAGCAGAATCCTTTTGCAGATGAAGCACCGATTCTGAGACCTGTATACGAACCAGGACCCA
The window above is part of the Kaistella faecalis genome. Proteins encoded here:
- a CDS encoding tetratricopeptide repeat protein: MKKTILFLSAIVVFNSCSSRKKTDDSTFMKGFFSYYNTLFNSKDALETELKNRDQAHVDNFYAPYIQLLTYEEQPLGTDLQPGGMFGEDPVPPGSMNSEGPGVPGGRSNFQNSSNPGIKNGASVLEISEAKALKAISKYSVMKGGEEKNKKIFDANILLAQSRIYRNKPLEALDGLNYVFANMRNDKRIPLARIYQGLAYSKMGDFYKAEEVFADLSKDSKLKKDYKKLLSVYYSEMLLQAGKKEAAVDELENAYAVNKNRKMRSRIAFLRGQILANLERNEEARESFVTAYKNANSFEFEVKSQIEIAKTFNGKDDDYEGAKEYLEKISKKGTYGSRKNEFYYALGLMANKAGKKDEAKAFFAKSLTEKMSDPQIRGLNYYEIGKGFFEESDYLSAGAYYDSALTVMTYEPSKILLTEKSSNIKQVSANYYLIRKNDSILALTRMPEAEKIAYFNKYIDGIKAKEAKEELERKKAERSKGFDTGDYDANSVFSGNTGGFQDFGGSKGGFYFANQSTVAKGESSFKQLWGNRALSDNWRTSARGSSIEDLKNEAMGIASAPDPRRLEPAFYIEKIPTASEDILALKKARDTASLGLGRMYESYFSDTPLATKTLYDLVDANPEEETKLLALYNIFAFNYEKNPSAAERAKQMILTDFPYTSYAEFVKNPKNNSFSKSSEEVEKAYAQAFDLYSTEKYEESKTLIQSSLEKYPKDALVPKFALLNAFNTGKTAGKEIMILQLEQIALNYARTPEGEKAEEMLKYLKSELEIEITDESGNKMEKPVSTPVPPTDMDAPPVPGKMNEPAPLRPRRTQDTQQVESPAQMEIKI
- a CDS encoding Maf family nucleotide pyrophosphatase — encoded protein: MKLLLASNSPRRKELLSSLGFDFEVVSVDCDEIYPQDLEVEKIAEYLSDLKSNAFRGLKEDEVLITADTIVAIENEVLGKPQDALHAKKMLRKLSGRTHEVFTGITIRNSEKSISKTDVTHVEIDQLTDDEIDFYIDQYKPFDKAGSYGVQEWFGMAKINRIAGSYYTVMGLPTHLLYRILKDFR
- the tsaB gene encoding tRNA (adenosine(37)-N6)-threonylcarbamoyltransferase complex dimerization subunit type 1 TsaB, whose protein sequence is MKILHIETSSKNCSVAISDGEKLLCVCEEVSENYKQSESLHAFVEWALEGAEITLKDLDAVSLGMGPGSYTGLRIGASSAKGFCYGLKIPLIAVNSMETMIEPFLDQNFDYIIPLLDARRMEVYTAVFDGDSGKMLTETEAKILDETSFQEFKDKKVIFVGDGASKAKEILQLPEAEFNEKIYPSAKYLVKKATDKFNNSQFEDVAYFEPFYLKEFQGVKKKKAE